Genomic DNA from Mycobacterium stomatepiae:
GCGACGCGTGCACGATGGCGGCGTCGAGCTCGAATTCGCGCAGCCGCCGATACAGCTCAGTGGCGGCCAACCGGGAATTGATCTGCACTTTGACCAAAGGATGCGCCGAGCAGAAGGCCGAAAGCACCAGCGACGCCGTCGTCGACGCAGTGGGCACGGTACCCAGCCGAAGCGTCCCGGTGATCCCCGACCGCACGGCATGCACCTCGGCCTTGAACGCGTCGTGCTCGGCCAGAATCCGCTTGGCCCACACGACCAGTCGCTCCCCTTCAGGGGTGAGGCCTTCGAAGCTGTGCCCGCGGTTGATCAACGTGACATTTAGTTCCCGTTCCAGCTTGGCGATCGCGGCGGACAGCGCGGGTTGCGACACGTAGCACTTCTCGGCCGCCCGAGCGAAGTGGCGCTCCTGGGCGACCGCGACGAAGTACTCCAGCTGACGAAAGAGCACCGCACCTCCTCGGTCTGGCGGCACCGATTCCGGGTGAGGTTAACACTTCTTGTTGTTGAAGCCATGGCGTTCAGCTGGCCTGCCCACAGCCGGGTTGTTGCGCAGAAACGTCCAGTTTTGGCACGACAAGTCGCCGTTGGCCCGAATAGTGTTCTAGCTCAACGGCATCGGCGTATCACCACCCGGCAGGTCCAGGAAGTCGCGCTGCATGTCGATCAGCACCAACGCCGCCGAGCCCGCGGGTGGGTGGATGTCGTGATGCCCGCTCTCTTTACCGACCACGGCCCGAGACGGGATCGAACTCGACCGGCGATCAGATCGTTATCCCGAAGATGAGGCGGGAGTGTCATTGTTTGCTAAAACCCGTAATGGTTGGACAGCCAGTAGAATATGGTCGTGTTGATCGCACCATCTCGGAAGGTTGACGCCATGCGTCGTGGGTTTCGTTATCTATTTGTTATGGTCGCGATCACGAGCTTGGGCGCGGTTGGATCCGGCTCCCAAGCGGTCGCCTCGGTCCCGGTACCCGAACCAACGCCCGTCATTGCCTCGATTTTGCCGGCCGACGGCGCGGTGGTCGGAGTCGCACACCCGGTTGTCGTGACATTCACCGCGCCGGTGACCGACCGTGCCGCGGTCGAACGGTCCATCCATGTGGCTTCGCCGAGCAATATCTCGGGCCACTTCGAGTGGCCCGAGATCAATGTCGTGCAATGGGTTCCGAACCAGTACTGGCCCGCCCACAGCCACGTTTCGGTCGGCATCCAGGAGCTGACAACGGGCTTCGACACCGGCGACGCATTCCTCGGTGTCGCCAGCATCTCCGGCCACACCTTCACCGTCAGTCGAGACGGGGAAATTCTGCGCACGATGCCCGCTTCAATGGGTAAGCCGGCCCGCCCGACACCGGTCGGCAGCTTCACCGCTCTCGAGAAACAACGCAGCGTGGTTATGGATTCGCGGACCATCGGCATCCCGCTGAGCGCCCCCGACGGCTACAAGATCACCGCCCAGTACGCGGTCCGGGTCACCTGGAGCGGCGTTTACGTGCACTCGGCACCCTGGTCGGTCGACTCGCAAGGCCACGCCAACGTCAGCCACGGATGCATCAACCTGAGCCCGGACAACGCCGCGTGGTACTTCAACAACGTCAACGTCGGCGACCCCATCCAGGTCATCGCGTAGCAGCCCCGATACACCAGCAAATCTGCAATGCCGCGGTGGTAGCGGCGCTCAACCGTGCTGTGGCCACGGTCACAGTAATCCAGTGGAAGACTCGTAGCGAGCCGATGGTTTGCGCTAAAGGGTCGTCCGAACGAGAGGCTGGGCATGACTAGTGACGCGAAGGTCGAGAACGGCACCGATGCGAGTGCGAAGGTCACACCACGGGAACGAGTAGCCGAGCGGATCAGCCGGGTGGAGGCGACCGACGAGCAATACCGCAACGCCAAACCCGATCTCGCGCTCGAGGCAGCGGCCCGCCAACCCGGCCTTCGGCTGCCCCAGATCCTGGAGATGTTCGTCGAAGGCTACGGCGACCGCCCCGCATTGGGGCGGCGTGCCCGCGAGCTGACGACCGATCCCGCTACCGGCCGCACCAACAGCCGGCTGCTGCCCCGATTCGACACGATCAGCTACCGCGATCTGTGGGCCAGCGTCCGCGCGGTCGCCACGGCGTGGCGGCGTGACGAGGCCAACCCGGTGTCCCCGGGTGACGTGGTTGCCACCCTCGGCTTCGCCAGCCCCGAGTACCTGACGCTGGATCTGGTGACCAGCTACCTCGGCCTGGTAGCGGTACCGCTGCAACACAACGCGGCCGCCTCTCGGCTGCAGCCCATCGTTGCCGAAATCGAACCCCAGGCACTGGCCACCGGCGCGGGGTATGTCGACCTCGCCGTCGAGGCGGCGCTGGGTAGCACGTCGTTGCGCCGCCTGGTGCTCTTCGACTACCAGCCCGAGATTGACGAACAGCGGGAGAACGTGGAGCGCGCGCAGGCGAAGCTGGTCGAGGCCGGCATGGCGGTGACCATCGAGACCTTCGACGAATTGGTCGAGCGGGGCCGCGCATTGCCGCCGGAGCCGGTCTACACCGGCGACACCGACGAGCGGCTGGCCATGATCATGTACACCTCAGGCAGCACCGGGCTGCCCAAGGGCGCCATGCAGACCGAACGCATGGTCTTGAAGCTGTGGACCAACGAGATGTACCCGGAATTTGCCGACGTGCCGGTGATCAACGTCAACTTCATGCCGCTCAACCACGTCGGCGGACGCATACCGCTGGCGTCGTCGTTCCAAGCCGGCGGCACCAGCTACTTCGTGCCGGAAAGCGACCTATCGACGTTGTTCGACGACTGGAATCTGGTGCGCCCCACCGAAATGGGCATGGTTCCGCGCGTGGTCGAGATGCTGTACCAGCGCTACCAGAGTGCGGTGGAGCGACTCATCGGGCAGGGCACCGAGCCCGACGAAGCCGATATCCAGGCGAAAGCCGAATTGCGCGAACAGGTTCTGGGGGGCCGGGTAATCACCGCCTTCTCCACCACCGCGCCGCTGGCCGCCGAGATGAAGACCTTCATCGAATCCTGTTTGGACGCACACGTACTCGACGGCTACGGCCAGACCGAATTGGGCATGGTCTACAAGGACGGTGTGGTAGTGCGGCCGCCGGTCATCGATTACAAGCTGATCGATGTGCCCGAATTGGGTTATTTCCACACCGACAAGCCGCATCCGCGCGGCGAGCTGTTGGTGAAGTCGGAGACCGCATTCACCGGATACTTCAAGCGCCCCGACGTGACGGCGAATGCGTTCGACCCGGACGGCTACTACCGCACCGGGGACGTGATGGCCGAGGTGGAACCCGATCACCTTGTCTATGTCGACCGGCGCAACAATGTATTGAAGTTGGCACAAGGCGAATTCGTCGCGGTGGCACAACTGGATGCGGTCTTCAGCGGCGCCGCCCTGGTACGGCAGGCCTTCGTCTACGGCAACAGCGAACGGCCGTACCTGTTGGCCGTCGTGGTCCCGACTCTCGAGGCCGAGGAACGATTCGCCGGTGATCCCGACGGCCTCAAGGCCGCGCTGAGCGAATCCCTGCGCCGCACCGCCACAGTTGCGGAGCTGCAGTCCTACGAAATCCCCGCGGACTTCATCGTCGAGTCCGAACCGTTCAGCGAAGACAACGGCCTGCTGTCGGGCGTCGGAAAGCTGTTGCGGCCCAAGCTCAAGGAGCACTACGGTGCCCGGCTCGAAGAGCTCTACGCCGAACTCGCCGCCACCCGGACGGCCGAGTTGCGCTCGCTGCGCGAAGGCGCGGCGGACCGGCCGGTGATAGATACCCTGACGCGCGCCGCCGAGGCGCTGTTGGGGTTGCCCGGCGGCCCGCCGCGGCCGGATGACCAATTCCTGGACTTGGGCGGCGATTCGCTGTCGGCGCTGACCTTCTCCAACCTGCTGCAGGACATCTTCGATGTGGAAGTGCCGGTAGGCCAGATCATCAACCCGGCTTACGACCTTCGCCAACTCGCGGAGTACGTGGAATCCGAACGTGATTCGGGCGCTGCCCGGCCCGCCTTCTCCACGGTGCACGGCCGCGGCGCCACGGAGGCCCGAGCGTCCGAACTCACCCTCGACAAGTTCATCGACGCCGCGACCCTGGCCGAAGCCCCGACGCTGCCGCGCGCCACCGGCACAGCGCATACGGTGCTGCTGACCGGTGCCAACGGCTACCTCGGCCGCTTCCTGACGCTGGAATGGCTTGAGCGGCTTGCCGAAAGAGGCGGGAAACTGATCACCATCATCCGCGGCACGGACGCCGAGGCTGCGGGCAAGCGGCTGGAGACCGTTTTCGACAGCGGCGACCCGCAACTGCTATCGAGGTACCGCGCGCTGGCCGCCGACCACCTCGAGGTCGTCGTCGGCGATATCGCTGAGCCGAAACTTGGCCTGGATCAAGCGACTTGGGAGCGCCTGGCGCGCGACGTCGACATGATTGTGCACCCGGCCGCGCTGGTCAACCATGTCTTGCCGTACGACCAGCTGTTCGGCCCCAACGTGGTCGGTACCGCGGAATTGATTCGCCTGGCGATCACCACGCGAATCAAGCCGGTAACCTACATGTCGACGGTCGCGGTGGCCTTTTCGGTCGATCGCGCGAAGTTCGCGGAGGACGGCGATATCCGCACCGTCAGCGCGGTGCGTCCCGTCGATGACAGCTATGCCAACGGCTACGCGAACAGCAAGTGGGGTGGCGAGGTGCTGCTCCGCGAGGCGCATGACCTGTGCGGATTGCCGGCCGCGGTGTTCCGGTCCGACATGATCCTTGCGCACAGTCAGTACGCCGGACAGTTGAATGTCCCGGATGCGTTTACCCGGTTGATCTTCAGCTTGCTGGTGACCGGCATCGCGCCGTCGTCGTTCTACCAAACCGACGCGCAGGGAAACCGGGTGGTGGCGCACTACGACGGTCTGCCCGCCGACTTCGTAGCGGAGTCGGTCACCACGCTGGGCGAGCAGACGGCGACGGCCGGAGAATACCGGTCATTCGACGTGATGAACCCGCATGACGACGGCATCTCGCTGGACGTCTTCGTGGACTGGTTGATCGCGGCCGGCCACGACATCCGGCGCCTCGATGACCACGACGAGTGGTTCGGGCGTTTCGAGACGGCACTGCGCGCACTACCCGACAAGCAGCGTCAGCAGTCGGTACTGCCCCTGCTCGACGTGTACCGCAAGCCGGAGGCGCCGCTGCGCGGCGCGGTGCAGGCAGCCAAAATCGGTGCGGACAAAGACATTCCACACTTGTCACAGCAGCTGATCGAAAAGTACGTGTCGGATCTGCGGCTACTCGGGCTGGTCTAGCCCGAGACGCTAATCGTGCAAACCGTTCTTGACCGCGGTGTCCTGCTTGCGGCCGACGTCGATCGCGATCGCCGGGTCGATCGGATCATTGGGTGCGCTGTCGAATTCCAGGTTGATCAGCGCCCTGCCCTCGGTGAACAGCAACACCGCGATGGCCTGCGAGTTGTCCGACGAGGTTCCCGAGATCATTGCGCCGTTGGAGCCGACGTCGACGGGCTGCCAGGCGCCGGGGACCTTTTTTGCGTAGTTCGCTTTGGTGTTCTCCAGGGCGGCCGCCGCCGTCGCGGGATCGGCGACGACCAAGATGGTGTCCCCGATGCGCCGGCTGTTGTCGGCGTTGACGAACAGTTGAGCAACGCCGGTCGTGTTGTTGGAATTCAGCACCGGCGGTTGCGGTGCGGTGAAATCGTCGCCGACATCGCCGGGCTGGATCAGCAGTGCGCTGTAATCCGGGGGAGGTCCGGTCGGGGTGCTGACCACCGGCGTCTTGGACGGGGGAGCCGAAGTCTTGCCGCCGTTGCCGCAACCGGTGATCACGATGCCGACCACGAGGGTAGCGGCCACCCATCCGGTGGCAGTCATCCGAGCACGTCCCATGGGCATCCCTTCCGAGGAGAACAGGGCCAGCGCATATGAACATACGCGCACGCAGTAATCGACAGGTGCGGGTTGGCGCCTATCCTGGCGCAGGGCCGCCGGGACAAAAGCGTGTTAAGGAGATCTGAGATGACGGCTACAGTGGCGCGCGCGGTACAGTTCGACCGCTACGGAGACCGTGACGTGCTGTACATAGCAGATATCGACATGCCGGTACCCGGCGAGGGTGAGGTGGTGGTCGAGGTTCGAGCCGCCGGAATCAACCCCGGCGAGGCCGCGATCCGTTCGGGAGCGATGCACGAGATGTTCCCCGCCACGTTCCCGTCCGGGGAAGGCAGCGACCTCGCCGGCGTCGTCACGGCCATCGGGTCCGGGGTCACCGAATTCGCGATCGGCGACGAGGTACTGGGGTTCAGCTTCCGGCGATCAAGCCATGCCACCCACACCGCCGTCCCGGTGGACCAATTGATCCGCAAGCCGCCCCAATTAAGTTGGGAGGCAGCGGGTTCCCTCTATGTCGTCGGTGCGACCGCATACGCCGCCGTGCGCGCGGTCGCACCGCAGCCGGGCGAGACCGTCGCCGTGTCGGCGGCCGCCGGCGGTGTCGGCAGTCTCGTCGTCCAGCTGTTGGTCCTTCGCCAGGCGCGCGTGCTGGGTATCGCCGGCGAGGGCAACGCCGAATGGCTGCAGTCACACGGCGTCATCCCAATCGCCTACGGCCTTGATTTTCAAGGGTTGGCCGAGCGGCTGCGCGAGGCGGCGCCGAGCGGAATCGATGCCTTCATCGATCTGTTCGGCCCGGACTACGTCCAGTTGGCCGTCGATCTTGGGGTGGCACCGCAGCGCATCGACACGATCATCTCCTTTCAGAAGGCGGGCGAAGTCGGTGCCAAAACCGAAGGCAGCACCGACGCGTCCACCCCGGAAGTACTGTCCGAGATCGCCGACCTGATCGTCAGCGGCGCTGTCGATTTCGACATCGCCGCTACCCTTCCGCTGGATCGGGTGGCCGATGCCTTCGAGGAACTCGAACGCCGGCACACGCACGGCAAGATCGTGCTGCTGCCTAACGGTTCGTGCTGACCGTCAGCCGACGCCAAGCTCGATGAGCTTCATCACCACGAAGACGACGGCCAGCACCAGGTAGCCGCGCAGGATCAATAGTCCGGTCCGGTGGATAGGTGAAAGGGCTGGGCGCTCAAGAGAACTCAGTTTCGGGGTCTGCCAGTTTTTCTGCTCTTGCCGGCGCAGCGCCCGCCTTTCGGCTCGACCGACCGGCGAGCCGAGTTTGGCCACCCGCGTGTCCCCGTACCACTGGTCGCCGATGATCGCCACGGCGCAACAAAGTACGCCGATTGCCGCACCGACCGCGAGCCCGCCCTCGAGGCTGGCCGTGGACAGAGCCGGGAAGAATGTGGTCGCCGTCAAGGCCAGCGACAGCAGCACCAGTGCCCACACGATCGCCCACGCAACGACGTTCTGCCGCAATGTGTTCACCCACGGTCCCAGGATCGCCCGGTCATTGCAGAGCAACACCAGGAACACCGTCGCCGACGGCAACAAGACACCCGCCAGCGCCTGCACGCCCTGGGTGACCAGCCCTAGGATGTGATCGGGGCTGAACGCCACCGCGGCCGACGCCCCGAGCAACAGCGCATAGCCACCGTAGAACCATGGCGCCTCGCTGATCTTCCAGTGCAGCGAGTGTCGCTGGCCCATGGTGTCACCGATGGCGTAGGTGGTGGCCAGTCCGACTGCGTTGGCCCCGATCAGCGAACCGTCGAGCAGGACGATCGCGAACAACGCCCCGACCGGGTGGCCCAGCCCGCTGGCGACGGCGCCCGCATCGGTGAACTCGCCGGCACTTGGGGTGATACCGAAGGCGGTCACCGCCATCAGCAGAGTCCCCCCGGCGATGACGACGATGATCCCGATGATCAAATCCGCTCGCGCGTAAGGAATCCAGCGCGCGGTGATGCGCTTGTCCACCACATTGGACTGTTGGAAGAATAACTGCCACGGCGCGACTGTGGTCCCCACGATCGCGATGACCAGAAGCAGGACGGTGGAGTTCAGTCCGCCCGGGAAGTGTGGAACAAGACCGGCGGCAGCTACTTTCGGACTCGGATGCACCAGCAGCACCATCGGGATCATCGCGACGTTCACCGCGATCAGCAGGAACATCAACGCTTCCCAGCGCCGGAACGAGCCCCCGGCCACCACGGCGAAAAGGAGTACGGCGGCAGCGGGGACAGCAATGATCTTCGGGCAGCCCAGGAATCCCAACGCCAGTGCGACGCCGATGAATTCGGTGACGATTGTCAGCGCATTCAGAACGACCAGATCGCCGACGCTGAATGCTCCCCAGAACTTTCCGAACCGCTCGAATATCAGGCGTGCGTGCCCGACTCGGGCGACCGCACCCAATCGCAGCACCATCTCCTGGTTCACGTACAGCACCGGGATCAGCAGGGCCAGCGTCCACAGCAGGTTCATCCCGTAGTCCTGACCGGCTTGCGCGTACGTCGCGACGCCACCGGCGTCGTTGTCGCCCACCATGACAATCAAACCGGGCCCGGTGATGACCATCAGCGTTCGTAACCGCCGCCACCAGCCACGCAACGCGCGGTCGTCGTCTCGGCCGATGCGGCCGAACGCTCCGACGATGTCGCCGGTGTGTGCGGAATCCATTACGGACCAGTCATTCTGCCGGGTGGAAGTCAAAGTCATGGCTTTCTCGCTCTCAGGAGTCGGGCTGTACGGACTGGGCGTTCAACGTGCCCCAGCGGCGGGCTGCCAAAGTCGCGCCCGCCGCTGGGGACCGCTGGCGGAACGAATCACCGGCAGTTGCCCACACCGTCCGATGACTCTCCACCCGGCGCGGCCGAGAGCACGGCGATCGGCGTCAGCGACACATACAGGTTCGCCCGCTCTTCGAGCGTCGGAATGTGCATGGCGCACAGCCTGCTGGTCAGCAGCCGACCCGCACGCAGCATCGACCGTCCGCGCAACCTTCCACGTCCGCGAACACGCGGCACTACAACAAAAGTCATGATCTTCCCCCTGTCGGAAGTCTGACCGGTTCGTCGGCACGCCAAATGCATCCGGCATTCGCCGGCACCCGCTGACCGTGAATGCGGTTGCGGGACAGCACAAATTGAGCTGCGTCAGCAGAATGAAATGCCGCAACCGGTTCGGTTCAAGATGGATTTCGGATAGGAACTATCGCCTGGACTCATCTCGCCCTCACCTCCTCACGGCCATGACACACGGGGGTGTCGTCACATCACACGCGGGAGAGGTACGAATGGCGGGCCACGAGCCCGCCGGCCGCACCCCTCTCGTCGGAGCTTCGGCACTGCACGGCGTATCTGGATTAGCCCATGGCCGCGACCCGCGCGCCCGGCTTCGCCGCGCTTGCGATCGCTCCTCGTCCAGAAGCCACTTGGGCTCAACCCTTGTGTCCGGGAAGAGCTGTCCTGACCCGGGGCGTCTCTCGACGTTCGGGGTCAGTGGCCTGTGTCCGTGCAGACCCCTCACCTACCGAGGTGCTTGCCCGTCCATGCTGGCACCGCGACCCACCGCTCGTCAAACTCCTTTGGCAATCTCCTTACGCGGCGTGGCCCGTGTCACATTGCGATCGCCGGTCGTTGTCCGGGCAAAACCGGCCGAGGCATACCCTCATGGGCATGGCCACAACCTTGCAAGATCCCCGGGTCGAGAGCGTGCTCGACCGGATGTACACCGAGACGAAGAACCAGATGGCACTGCTGCGTGAGCGTCATGGCCAGCTGCAGCGGCCGATGACCACCGCCGAGCGCACCGAGGCGATGAGCGAGTTCTACATCCCGGTGACCCCGGAGGCCGGTCGGCTGCTGTACGCACTGGTCCGGGCGACCCGCCCGACGACGGTTGTCGAGTTCGGAATGTCGGTCGGAATCTCGGCCATTCATCTCGCGGCGGCGGTCCGCGACAACGGCGTCGGGCGCGTGGTCACCACCGAGCTCAGTGCGAGCAAGATTGCCGCAGCGAAGAAGACGTTCGCCGAGGCCGGTCTGGACGACGTGATCACGATTCTCGAAGGCGACGCGCTGACCACGCTCCAGGGCGAGGACGGGCCCGTCCAATTCGTCTTGCTGGACGGCTGGAAGGACCTCTATCTTCCCGTCATCAGGCTGCTCGAACCCCGGCTCACCACAGGCGCTTTGGTGGTCGCAGACAACGCCAGCGCGCCCGACATGGCGCCGTATCTCGAACTCGTGCGTGATCCGGCCAACGGCTACACCAGCTTCAATTTCCTGGTCCGGGAAAGCGACAGCATGGAAGTCAGCTGCCGCACCAACGACTAGGCCCTAGCGCAGCGACTCTTCGAGCCACGGCGTCAGCCACTTGACCCCCTCCGGGGTCAAGTGGACGCCGTCACTGCGCACCTTGATGCCGTCGACCTTGGCGGTGTATACACCGTCGGGGCAAAGCTTTTTGTTCAGATCCAGGATCTGGACTCCTGCGTGCTGGGCAACGGTCTTGCGTAGCATGGCATTCCATTGGTTGACCCGGTCCGGCTGGTCCTCCGGATACAAGCGGCCATCCGGCTTTTCACCGCCCCGACTGTATGGCACGGTGGCCACGATCACCCGAACCCCGCTGGCGCTCACGATGTTCAGGGCTCGCTCCAGCTCGGCGTCGAGATACGCGTCGAACGTCGGATCACCGATGTGGGTCCACTGGCCTTCGTTGACCCGATCCACCGTCTCCCAGCGGCCGATGATCAGCAGCGCGACATCCGGCTGGTCCTGACTGACCTGCGTCGCCCATCTGCTCGGCCAGGTATCGCATTCCGCGCGCTGATCCAGGGTTTGGCCGAGGTAGCGGTATGGGGTTCCGCGCACCAGGCTGCACCCGATGACGGTGTGGTCGAGGAACGCGTACCCGGGTGTCGGCGGAAGGAAGTGCATCCAGGTCCACCCGATCGAGTCACCGAAAACCGAAACGGTGAACGGCCGGTTGGGGTTTCGCGGCCCGACCGGGCGACTCCCACCCGGCGGGGCCGAGGACACCGCCGCGACCGCCGAAACGTCCGGCGGCAGGCCGGGCTCCCGTAAGCCGGGTCCGACGGGAATCAGCAGCAATGTGATCGCGGCGGCGCTGGCCACGGTGGCGGCGGCCAGTGGCAGCAAGGCCACCCGGGCGGGCCGCCAGCGGCGGACGGGTTGTTCGATCAGCCAGTACGACGC
This window encodes:
- a CDS encoding L,D-transpeptidase, coding for MRRGFRYLFVMVAITSLGAVGSGSQAVASVPVPEPTPVIASILPADGAVVGVAHPVVVTFTAPVTDRAAVERSIHVASPSNISGHFEWPEINVVQWVPNQYWPAHSHVSVGIQELTTGFDTGDAFLGVASISGHTFTVSRDGEILRTMPASMGKPARPTPVGSFTALEKQRSVVMDSRTIGIPLSAPDGYKITAQYAVRVTWSGVYVHSAPWSVDSQGHANVSHGCINLSPDNAAWYFNNVNVGDPIQVIA
- a CDS encoding NADP-dependent oxidoreductase; the encoded protein is MTATVARAVQFDRYGDRDVLYIADIDMPVPGEGEVVVEVRAAGINPGEAAIRSGAMHEMFPATFPSGEGSDLAGVVTAIGSGVTEFAIGDEVLGFSFRRSSHATHTAVPVDQLIRKPPQLSWEAAGSLYVVGATAYAAVRAVAPQPGETVAVSAAAGGVGSLVVQLLVLRQARVLGIAGEGNAEWLQSHGVIPIAYGLDFQGLAERLREAAPSGIDAFIDLFGPDYVQLAVDLGVAPQRIDTIISFQKAGEVGAKTEGSTDASTPEVLSEIADLIVSGAVDFDIAATLPLDRVADAFEELERRHTHGKIVLLPNGSC
- a CDS encoding NRAMP family divalent metal transporter; its protein translation is MTLTSTRQNDWSVMDSAHTGDIVGAFGRIGRDDDRALRGWWRRLRTLMVITGPGLIVMVGDNDAGGVATYAQAGQDYGMNLLWTLALLIPVLYVNQEMVLRLGAVARVGHARLIFERFGKFWGAFSVGDLVVLNALTIVTEFIGVALALGFLGCPKIIAVPAAAVLLFAVVAGGSFRRWEALMFLLIAVNVAMIPMVLLVHPSPKVAAAGLVPHFPGGLNSTVLLLVIAIVGTTVAPWQLFFQQSNVVDKRITARWIPYARADLIIGIIVVIAGGTLLMAVTAFGITPSAGEFTDAGAVASGLGHPVGALFAIVLLDGSLIGANAVGLATTYAIGDTMGQRHSLHWKISEAPWFYGGYALLLGASAAVAFSPDHILGLVTQGVQALAGVLLPSATVFLVLLCNDRAILGPWVNTLRQNVVAWAIVWALVLLSLALTATTFFPALSTASLEGGLAVGAAIGVLCCAVAIIGDQWYGDTRVAKLGSPVGRAERRALRRQEQKNWQTPKLSSLERPALSPIHRTGLLILRGYLVLAVVFVVMKLIELGVG
- a CDS encoding O-methyltransferase — protein: MATTLQDPRVESVLDRMYTETKNQMALLRERHGQLQRPMTTAERTEAMSEFYIPVTPEAGRLLYALVRATRPTTVVEFGMSVGISAIHLAAAVRDNGVGRVVTTELSASKIAAAKKTFAEAGLDDVITILEGDALTTLQGEDGPVQFVLLDGWKDLYLPVIRLLEPRLTTGALVVADNASAPDMAPYLELVRDPANGYTSFNFLVRESDSMEVSCRTND
- the car gene encoding carboxylic acid reductase: MTSDAKVENGTDASAKVTPRERVAERISRVEATDEQYRNAKPDLALEAAARQPGLRLPQILEMFVEGYGDRPALGRRARELTTDPATGRTNSRLLPRFDTISYRDLWASVRAVATAWRRDEANPVSPGDVVATLGFASPEYLTLDLVTSYLGLVAVPLQHNAAASRLQPIVAEIEPQALATGAGYVDLAVEAALGSTSLRRLVLFDYQPEIDEQRENVERAQAKLVEAGMAVTIETFDELVERGRALPPEPVYTGDTDERLAMIMYTSGSTGLPKGAMQTERMVLKLWTNEMYPEFADVPVINVNFMPLNHVGGRIPLASSFQAGGTSYFVPESDLSTLFDDWNLVRPTEMGMVPRVVEMLYQRYQSAVERLIGQGTEPDEADIQAKAELREQVLGGRVITAFSTTAPLAAEMKTFIESCLDAHVLDGYGQTELGMVYKDGVVVRPPVIDYKLIDVPELGYFHTDKPHPRGELLVKSETAFTGYFKRPDVTANAFDPDGYYRTGDVMAEVEPDHLVYVDRRNNVLKLAQGEFVAVAQLDAVFSGAALVRQAFVYGNSERPYLLAVVVPTLEAEERFAGDPDGLKAALSESLRRTATVAELQSYEIPADFIVESEPFSEDNGLLSGVGKLLRPKLKEHYGARLEELYAELAATRTAELRSLREGAADRPVIDTLTRAAEALLGLPGGPPRPDDQFLDLGGDSLSALTFSNLLQDIFDVEVPVGQIINPAYDLRQLAEYVESERDSGAARPAFSTVHGRGATEARASELTLDKFIDAATLAEAPTLPRATGTAHTVLLTGANGYLGRFLTLEWLERLAERGGKLITIIRGTDAEAAGKRLETVFDSGDPQLLSRYRALAADHLEVVVGDIAEPKLGLDQATWERLARDVDMIVHPAALVNHVLPYDQLFGPNVVGTAELIRLAITTRIKPVTYMSTVAVAFSVDRAKFAEDGDIRTVSAVRPVDDSYANGYANSKWGGEVLLREAHDLCGLPAAVFRSDMILAHSQYAGQLNVPDAFTRLIFSLLVTGIAPSSFYQTDAQGNRVVAHYDGLPADFVAESVTTLGEQTATAGEYRSFDVMNPHDDGISLDVFVDWLIAAGHDIRRLDDHDEWFGRFETALRALPDKQRQQSVLPLLDVYRKPEAPLRGAVQAAKIGADKDIPHLSQQLIEKYVSDLRLLGLV